The genomic window CAGAAGACTAGAAGGCAACCTCCATTTAAGcacataaatcaacaataatATAGCAAAAAATGGGGACAATGGTCATTGGGATGAGCAGTGACATTAGCACCCTGAAAACACATTCCTACTAGAACTTCATCCACTCAAAACCATGGAAAGGACGAACAAATGAAAAGTCGCTATTCTAATCCCCTTGTATGTGAGCTAAAGCTCATAAATCTTGGTCATTTTATTCATGTTGAACCTACCAAGAACCTGCTGAGCTGTCAACCTTCTCCTTGGATCAGGCTCTAGCATCTGGCGAACAAGACTTTTTGCAGTGTCAGAAACTTTGGGCCAAGGATCTCTCTTGAAGTCAACGACGCACCGAAGAATCGCCTGAGCAACACCTTGCTCGGTTTCTGCATGCATTCCAACCAGACCATTAAATGAAAACATGATCAAGGAATAATAGGATGCTTATAGCTACATGCTAGCATCAACCGAACGACATGATTACAGAAAGCGCACAGCCCCATCTAGTTGTGCATGAACCATCAAATAAAAAGAGTATCATCAGAACCAACCTGCCCAAAACGGCGGTACCCCACACAACAGAATGTAGAGGATTACTCCTGCACTCCACACATCGACCTCCTGCCCATAATTGCGCTTCAAAACTTCCGGTGCCATGTAATATGGGCTTCCTACAATCTCTGAAAATCGTTCACCTGGTTCAGCATCACCATGAATAAGTAACCAAACACGGCCTAATCGCAAGAAATTTGCAGATTGCAGATTAACTCCAAGATTTGCAACACGTAACAATGTAGATCTTAAACAAAATTTAGCAGAAATACAGAAAAAGGGGCAAACTAAGTATCTCAAAAAGCAAATAATCTCTAACCCTTCTTGTCGTTCGAAATCTTGTCACAAGATTCTCATGAAAAACAGTCGGCAACTGAACAGTTGCTCCGACAACCGTGAATCACAAATTCAATATAGTTCATTCAATCAacaaaggaggaggaggagaagaaaccTGGTTTGAAGAAGACCGAAAGTCCGAAATCAATCGCTTTTAGCAGCGAATTCTCCTTTTTATTTGCGAACAGAAAATTCTCTGGCTTCAGGTCTCTGTGAATCACGCCGTTTTTATGACACATCTATGAAGAAAGAGCAGAACAAACACCGCTAATCCAAATTAAGCAGACGAAGATAGAAGGAGAAAGCAAAAAGAGTCAAAGCACCACGAATTACGGAAAGGCGAGAAAACAATGGTGAATTTTACAAAGAAGCaggggagagggaggagagtggcCAGACCTGGACGACCTCCACGATGGTGCGGGTAACGGTCGCGGCGGCGCGCTCGCTGTAGTGGCCACGAGCGACAATTCGGTCGAAGAGCTCCCCGCCCTCGCAGAGCTCCATGACGAGGTGGACGGCGTCTGCGTCCTCGTAGGTGGCGCGGAGCTTCACGACGTTAGGGTGGTCGGGAAGACTGCCCATGATGGCTACCTCCCGCCGGACGTCCTCCACGTCGATGGCTGTCCGGAGCTTCCGCTTGGAGATAGACTTGCAGGCGAGAGCCTCGCGGGTTTCCCGGTCGGTACAGAGGTAGGTGATGCCGAACTCCCCTCGCCCGAGCTCCCTCCCAAGCACGTACTTATCGGTGATGCAGCTCCGGCCAACAGGGACGTCCTTCAGGACCCGCACGGCCGGCACCGTCCCCGTCCCACCGTAGTTGCCAGCAAATGGGTTAGGCCGCTGCTCCTTTCTTTTCCGCCGCTTTTTCTGCTTCTGTTGCTCATGGCTTTGCTGCTTCCCCGGCGAAGCGGACTCCGAGGAGCAGCAGAGGCAGTTCCCCATTGCCTCACCTTACAAACCACCAAcgactctctccctctctctctctctttctctctggaATTAAGAATAGAGAAGGAATCTCCCGTTGGAAGGATTAGTTGAtgggtggtggtggcggtgagaaatatctctctctcttcttttcgcTCTTAATGAGAGGGCAGAAGGACAACTGTCGTTAGTATTGGTGAGGACGGTGGCGGGAAGGACCAGGCAACAGTAGTAGTGATGGCGGCGGCAGGCGGAGCTCCGCCTCTTCCGCGTACCTGTCGAGGCGAGGAAGACGACCGAAAGGGGCGAGAAAAGAAGAGTCCAGGAGGGAGAGATCATCACCATCAtcccatcatcatcatcatcatcctcttcttctcctctctctcctcctccttccacaCCATCCATGATCATGATCATGGTcgttgatatgaaaaaaaaattctcattttcctCATTAAAATAATTAGCAAGCAATCTTTCGTTCGGTcccctttttttcaaactcTATAAAGTGTCTACTATACCCTTAATCTTTCTATCAAATGACATCTCTAGACCCTGTGCTTGTGATGATGGCCCTCACGTGCGGGCGCCCACGCGGATCAGCCGCGTTCGGCAGTTTTTATGGCAAAAACTAAACTGGATCGGGTAGGGTCGAATCCTGAACCGGGAAATCGGATCGGCTCAGTGAATCGGTGATTCTGCAGTCCAGGGGAATAACGTCGGcttgataagaaaaaacgttaattatacaaaaataaattgaaaataacctgcaagcaaaattcaaattaaagGAACTTAACCGGTGAATCCCAATGACTTCATCATTGATTTGTTCTCTCAGTTCCCTTTGAAAAGTTGGATGGTTGAGATCAGCCAGAGTTTCTTTCGCAATTGACATTGATTTATGTACATGTGGGTCAGATCCGGTGGATTACTTTTGGCATATTTTATTGCTCCCAGCCTTGACTTTAAGCTGACGTCTTTAGGGCCTTCACAATCTCACACCCGTCCCGTTTATTGACTGCTTCTTTTCGggatataaaaataaaactaaacaaCTTTTGTGGCAACATTTTGAGCTtgtgaaaattattaaaaaaaaaagcggtcaagcttaaaaatgatattattttaacAGTATAATTGGTCGACAACTTGATcatcaatttaatttttatgagtATTACTCTTTTAAAGTAACTGTAAACAGCAATAATATATGAAAGATTAATattttgatgagaaaacaaaaaaacttgtatTACTTCTTAAAAATATCCTATATTTGGCCCGACGTCGAGCCAGTTCGGTTGGGTTTGATAAGCCCGggtgggttgatatttgttaaTGTTTagtttattaatatatatatatatatattattttattataattaattatatttatatattatttgatattaaaaatatattttttactttaatcgACCTGAATTCAAGCCGAACTCTGGCTCGGGCTTGAATGGTCGTGCCAGGCCCTGACCGAGGTTTCAACCCGAGCTAAGTCGACCCAGTGCCAGACTTAGTTATAAAGGAGGGATTTCTAGAAATTGATGATATTTACTACCATAAATGTGGGCCCATTGTCCCCAAATGGcttttgaaagaaattaaagTAGTTGTTAGCCCGTGCAAGTTTtaaatattatgatattttatGAGCTTGTTCACTAACATTTTTGAGGTGCtcgaaaatttttaatttctctctgATAGTTTACTTTACTTCTTTCAACTTAACTAAATATTTGCACATTAATTTTTACCTTAAATATAATACCGTATTTGACCACCAAGTTTTGGATATTGTTTTATTTCTGTTTATTAAATTTCATGGTTGTACGCAGGGGggcgcctgggccatggcctgGGTGAGCccaggaaatttttttttttatgtaaaaaatcattttttttttttagtttggccggACCcttcgctcctcttggccctaccatcgctcctcttggcccga from Nymphaea colorata isolate Beijing-Zhang1983 chromosome 6, ASM883128v2, whole genome shotgun sequence includes these protein-coding regions:
- the LOC116255715 gene encoding calcium-dependent protein kinase 10-like, with the translated sequence MGNCLCCSSESASPGKQQSHEQQKQKKRRKRKEQRPNPFAGNYGGTGTVPAVRVLKDVPVGRSCITDKYVLGRELGRGEFGITYLCTDRETREALACKSISKRKLRTAIDVEDVRREVAIMGSLPDHPNVVKLRATYEDADAVHLVMELCEGGELFDRIVARGHYSERAAATVTRTIVEVVQMCHKNGVIHRDLKPENFLFANKKENSLLKAIDFGLSVFFKPGERFSEIVGSPYYMAPEVLKRNYGQEVDVWSAGVILYILLCGVPPFWAETEQGVAQAILRCVVDFKRDPWPKVSDTAKSLVRQMLEPDPRRRLTAQQVLDHPWLQNAKKAPNVPLGDIVRSRLKQFSMMNRFKKKALRVIAEHLSVEEVEIIRDMFRLMDTDNNGKITFEELKAGLQKVGSQLAEPEMQMLMEAADVDGNGTLDYGEFVTVTVHLQKMENDEHFRRAFLFFDKDESGYIEMDELREALMDEYGETDGEVLNDIMREVDTDKDGRISYAEFISMMKTGTDWRMASRHYSRERFKSLSINLMKDGSLKVDDDFKG